The DNA sequence GGGTCAGCTCGTACACGCCCAGGGTGCCCTCGACGTACGCGCGTTCCGGTACGTCCACGAACGACAGGGGGCACAGGTTCGCCCGGATCAGGGGGATGTTCGCGGCCAGCCGCGAGGTCCGCTTGTTGACGTCGGAGAACGGCTGCAGGTACGGGATGTGGACCATTCCGAAGAACGCCTGCTCGAAGGGATCGGGAATGGCCGCCGCTTTCTGGAGCAGCAGGTCGAAGGTGTCCTCGATCACCTGGGGAATGGCGATGGGCACGTAGCGCGTTCCCGTGATCTGCACCGGACGCTGCCGCAGGCTTCCTTCGTCGCTGGGATCGCCGAGCAGGTTTTCGGAGAGTGCACTGTGCAGGGTGGTGAGCGTCCGGCGGTCGAACCCGATGCTCTCCGCGCTCTCTACGATGAACTCGATCGCGTTCTTGTGATTGAGGATCATCTGCGCGTTCTCGGCATCCTTGCCTTCCGCACGCTGCCCGAACTGAAGCAGGTTCTGCGTATCCAGCCGGGTGTAGGTATTTCCTTCCAGCCGGCTCGATGCCCAGGCAAGGTCGATGAGAAGGCGGTCGAAGACGTCGCGCGCGAACGTTCCCGCAGGGCGTTGCGGATCGGGAGTGACGCCCATCTCGTGCAGCTGCCGGCGGGTATCTTCCTGCAGGTACCAGGTCGTGCCGGGCTCGTACGCCTCTAGGAACCCGCGATCGTATCCCACGGGCTCGCGATACATCATCGGCCGGAGGACCAGCGTGCGCACCTCTTCTCCCGCGGGAGAGACAGGAACATAATCCTCCTCCGCGGGAGCCGACGTTTCCACTGCGGCCGGGGCGGTCGTTACGCGATCGCCGCCGGGCGCCGGCTCTCCGGGCTCTTTTGGCAGGTACACGCGGCCCACGCTCTCGCCGCGAGTGAGTATCCGCTCCTCTCGCACCAGGACGTCGAGACGCCGGTTCAACGTTCTTTTCGAGAGTCGCGCGGGGTAGCGCCGCCCATATTCTTCAGAGACGTCCCTGATCCGAATCCCCTCGGGGTAATCCGCGATCAGTGCGACGATCCTGTCGAGTTCCTGCTGGATGACCGAGGGGTTGGTTTTTGCCAAAGTGGGAACTCGTCGGCTGGTCGTGGCACGCTGAGGGAGGTTCGTCCGTTAGCGCGCCATCAAACATAGGAAAGCGTGCCATTAAAGTACAGAAGCGTGCCATTAAGCCTTAAAGCGTGCCATTAAAGGGCGAGCGTGCCATCAAACGCCTTGGCGTGCCAATCAAAGCCGGGAGAGCGTGCCGCCACCGATCCTCTCCGTCCCGCGCCACTCCACGTCCTTGGGATTTCAGCGGCACGTGATTAGATTTGGCGCATCCCTCCCGAACTTGTCTGAAACTCCACCAGCACCGTTCCCGTAGGGCACCACGAGGCGGTACCAGGCCGCCCCTCTGCAGGACCCCGACAACAGAAATCGACCCATGTCGACCATCATCATTCGCCGAGCCGCCGGCCTTTCGGCGCTCGCCGCGCTCCTGTTCGCCCTGCCCGCGACCGCGCAGCAGCCCGGGCTCACCATCGAGCAGGCCGTGGCATCGGCCCGCGAGAACAACCCCGACATGCTGGCGCAGCGCAACGACGTGGGCGCCACCCGCGCCGGCATGCGCGCCGCCCGCGCCGACTTCCTGCCGTCCGCCAACGCCAGCGCCGGCTTCGGCTACACGGCGCCGGGTGAGCAGCGCTTCGGCGCGCAGACGTTCGGCGCGAAGCCCGAGTACTACTCGTCCAACTGGAACCTGGGCCTGCAGTACGACATCAGCCGGGCCAAGCTGCTTCAACCCAGCATCGCCCGGGCGCAGCACGCGGCCACGGAAAGCCGCATCGCCGGCTATGAGTGGAGCCTGGTAATGCAGGTGCGCCAGCAGTACCTGACGGCGCTGCAGGCCGGCGACCAGGTGCAGCAGGCCGTCCGCGAGGTCGAGCGCACCCGCGAGCACGAGCGGCTCGCCGGCGCCCGGCTGGAGGTGGGCTCGGGAACGCCGCTGGAGGTGCGCCGCGCGCAGGTGCAGCGCGGCCAAGCCGAGGTGGCGCTGGTGCAGCGGCAGAACACGCACGCCACCGAGATTCTTCGCCTGGGGCAGCTGATGGGCGTGAGCCTGGCGCCCGATACGCCGCTCACCAGCCGGTTCGAGCTCTTCGCGCTCACGTGGAACGCCGACGATCTGGTGCGCGAGGCCCAGGAGGCCAACCCCGTCATCCAGGCCGCGCGCGCCAGCAGCGGCGCCGCGCGCACCCAGGTAACGGCGGCCCGCTCGCAGTACCTGCCCAGCGTGAGCATGCAGGTGGGGCTGGTGGGCTCGGTGTACAGCGCCGGCAACATCGATCCGCTGGTGCAGCAGCAGCTGCGCGGGTTGGCGGGCGCGTACTCGTCGTGCCAGGAAATCAACGTCATCCGCACCGCCGCCGGGGTGGCGGCGGCCGACTGCTCGCCGCTGAACGCCGCCAACCCCGCCGTCCAGGCCGCCGTGCGCGACGAGATCGCCGCCGGGAACCCCACCTTTCCCTTCGGCTACACGCGCCAGCCCCTGCAGGCCTCGCTGAGCATTTCGCTGCCCATCTTCGACGGCCTGGCCCGCGAGCGCAGGATCGTGGAAGCGCGCGTGCAGGCCAGCGACGCCGAACTGGCCGTGCGCGCGCAGCAGCAGCGGCTGGAGCTGGACGTACGAACGGGCGTGCTCAACGCGCAGACCGCCTTCCGCACCGCCGAGCTTCAGCGCCAGGTGGCCGAGAACGCCGCCGAGGAGCTGCGCCTGGCCCGCGAGCGCTTTCGCCTGGGCGCCGCCAACTCGCTGGAGGTGACCGACGCGCAGACGCGGCTTTCCGAGGCCGAGCGCGCCGTGATCGACGCGGTGTACATGTACCACAAGTCGCTGGCCGCGCTCGAGGCGCTGGTCGGCCGCCCCCTTCGCTGATTTCCGGCCCCCCCGGACCAAGGACATAGAACCATGTCGAAGAAGAAGAAGGTCGCGATCGTCGCGGGAGTGCTGGCCATCGTGTCCGCCGGCGCCGCCATGGCGATGAGCGGCGGCGACGCGGGCGTGGAGGTGCGTGGCGAGCAGGTTGCCCGCCGCGGGCTGGTGTCGGTGGTGCAGGCCAGCGGAAAGATCGAGCCCAAGCGCAAGGTCGACATCTCGGCCGACATCTCCGGCCGGGTGGTGCAGGTGGCGGTGGAGGAGGGGCAGTGGGTGAACGCGGGCGACCTGCTGCTGCGCATCGAGCCCACGCAGTACGTGGCCGCCGTGCGCCGCGCCGAGGCCGCCGTGTCGCAGAGCCAGGCCCGCGCCGCCCAGCAGCGCGCGCAGCTCACCAAGGCGCAGAGCGACCTGAACCGCGCCGAGCAGCTGTCGCGCACCAACGAGCTGGTCTCGGCGGCGGACGTGGAGCAGGCCCGCACCCAGGTGCAGGTGGCCGAGCAGGAGTTCCAGGCCATGCGCTTCGCCATCAACCAGGCGCAGGCCGCCGTCAGCGAGGCGCGCGACCAGCTGAGCAAGACCACGATCGTGGCCCCCATGAGCGGGCGCGTCACCCGGCTGAACATCGAGCAGGGCGAAACGGCCGTGGTGGGGACGATGAACAACCCCGGCAGCCTGCTGCTGACCATCGCCGACCTGTCGGTGATGGAGGCCAAGGTGCAGGTGGACGAGACCGACGTTCCCGGGCTGACGCTGGGCGACAGCGCCTCGGTGAAGGTGGACGCCTTCCCGGGCCAGGCCTTCAGCGGGCGGGTGACGGCCATCGGCAACAGCTCCATCCAGCTCCCCTCGGCGGGCGGCAGCACCCAGCAGCAGTCGGTGGACTACGAGGTGATCATCACCCTCGACAACCCGCCGGCGGGGCTGCGTCCCGACCTGTCGGCCACGGCCGAGATCGTCACCGAGACGCGCGAGAACTCGCTCTCGGTGCCCATTATCGCCCTTACCGTCCGCGACGCGCAGGGGAAAAAGTTCAAGGCGGCCGACGAGGAGGAGGACGGCCCCGAGGCGGTGCGCGGCGAGCGCAAGGAGGAGGAAGAGGTCGAGGGCGTCTTCGTCATCCGCGGCGACAGCGCCGTGTGGGTGCCGGTGAAGATCGGCATCGCGGGCGACCGCTACTTCGAGGTGGTCAGCGGCCTGCGCGGCGGCGAGATGGTGGTGGCAGGAAGCTACCAGGCCATACGCGAGCTCGAGGCCGGCAACAAGGTGCGCCTGCCGGAGCCGGAGGAGGACGAAAAGGGCAAGGCCAAGGGGGCGGAACGGAGGAAGGGATGAGCACGGCGCCCATCATCATCCAGGCGCGGGACCTTCAGAAGCACTACGACCTGGGCGCGGAGACGGTGCGCGCCCTGCGCGGGGTAGACCTGGAGATCCATCGCAACGAGTACGTGGCCATCATGGGCCCGTCGGGCTCGGGCAAGTCCACCTTCATGAACCTGATCGGCTGCCTGGACACGCCCACCGGCGGCGAGTACGTGCTGAACGGCCAGAAGGTGGCGGGGATGAAGGAAGACGACCTGGCGCGGGTCCGCAACCGCGAGATCGGGTTCGTCTTCCAGACCTTCAACCTGCTGCCGCGCAGCACCGCGCTCGAAAACGTGGAGCTGCCGCTGGTCTACGGCGGGTTCGCCAAGAAGGAGCGGCGCGCGCGCGCGGTGCAGGCCCTGGAGCACGTGGGGCTGGGCGACCGCATGGACCACCGGCCCAGCCAGCTGTCCGGCGGGCAGCGCCAGCGCGTGGCGATCGCGCGGGCGCTGGTGACGCGCCCCAGCATCATCCTGGCCGACGAGCCCACGGGCAACCTGGACTCGGTGACGTCGGAGGAGATCATGGCGCTCTTCGCCGACCTCCACGCGCAGGGGCAGACCATCATCATGGTCACCCACGAGCCCGACATCGCGGCGCACGCCGAGCGCGTGGTGACGCTCAAGGACGGCGTGATCGCCAGCGACCGGCGCCAGACGCCCGTCGTTCCCGAGCCTCATCGCCAGCGCGTACAAGAGCCCGTCGGCGCGGGAGCCTGAGCCATGGGCATCCGC is a window from the Longimicrobium sp. genome containing:
- a CDS encoding Fic family protein; translated protein: MRTLVLRPMMYREPVGYDRGFLEAYEPGTTWYLQEDTRRQLHEMGVTPDPQRPAGTFARDVFDRLLIDLAWASSRLEGNTYTRLDTQNLLQFGQRAEGKDAENAQMILNHKNAIEFIVESAESIGFDRRTLTTLHSALSENLLGDPSDEGSLRQRPVQITGTRYVPIAIPQVIEDTFDLLLQKAAAIPDPFEQAFFGMVHIPYLQPFSDVNKRTSRLAANIPLIRANLCPLSFVDVPERAYVEGTLGVYELTRVELLRDVFVWAYARSCAQYKVVRDSLVQPDPMRLKYRNELAAVVREIVLTMQPPRENLVRAQAEAQDIPADDLEGFSERAIALLNALNEGSASRYSLRQSDFRAWYDRYRVRA
- a CDS encoding TolC family protein; this encodes MSTIIIRRAAGLSALAALLFALPATAQQPGLTIEQAVASARENNPDMLAQRNDVGATRAGMRAARADFLPSANASAGFGYTAPGEQRFGAQTFGAKPEYYSSNWNLGLQYDISRAKLLQPSIARAQHAATESRIAGYEWSLVMQVRQQYLTALQAGDQVQQAVREVERTREHERLAGARLEVGSGTPLEVRRAQVQRGQAEVALVQRQNTHATEILRLGQLMGVSLAPDTPLTSRFELFALTWNADDLVREAQEANPVIQAARASSGAARTQVTAARSQYLPSVSMQVGLVGSVYSAGNIDPLVQQQLRGLAGAYSSCQEINVIRTAAGVAAADCSPLNAANPAVQAAVRDEIAAGNPTFPFGYTRQPLQASLSISLPIFDGLARERRIVEARVQASDAELAVRAQQQRLELDVRTGVLNAQTAFRTAELQRQVAENAAEELRLARERFRLGAANSLEVTDAQTRLSEAERAVIDAVYMYHKSLAALEALVGRPLR
- a CDS encoding efflux RND transporter periplasmic adaptor subunit; the protein is MSKKKKVAIVAGVLAIVSAGAAMAMSGGDAGVEVRGEQVARRGLVSVVQASGKIEPKRKVDISADISGRVVQVAVEEGQWVNAGDLLLRIEPTQYVAAVRRAEAAVSQSQARAAQQRAQLTKAQSDLNRAEQLSRTNELVSAADVEQARTQVQVAEQEFQAMRFAINQAQAAVSEARDQLSKTTIVAPMSGRVTRLNIEQGETAVVGTMNNPGSLLLTIADLSVMEAKVQVDETDVPGLTLGDSASVKVDAFPGQAFSGRVTAIGNSSIQLPSAGGSTQQQSVDYEVIITLDNPPAGLRPDLSATAEIVTETRENSLSVPIIALTVRDAQGKKFKAADEEEDGPEAVRGERKEEEEVEGVFVIRGDSAVWVPVKIGIAGDRYFEVVSGLRGGEMVVAGSYQAIRELEAGNKVRLPEPEEDEKGKAKGAERRKG
- a CDS encoding ABC transporter ATP-binding protein; its protein translation is MSTAPIIIQARDLQKHYDLGAETVRALRGVDLEIHRNEYVAIMGPSGSGKSTFMNLIGCLDTPTGGEYVLNGQKVAGMKEDDLARVRNREIGFVFQTFNLLPRSTALENVELPLVYGGFAKKERRARAVQALEHVGLGDRMDHRPSQLSGGQRQRVAIARALVTRPSIILADEPTGNLDSVTSEEIMALFADLHAQGQTIIMVTHEPDIAAHAERVVTLKDGVIASDRRQTPVVPEPHRQRVQEPVGAGA